Proteins found in one Sporosarcina sp. FSL K6-3457 genomic segment:
- a CDS encoding ATP-binding protein, translating to MVDNNPMSKRKIFLLISLVFLVLTTFRIGWIIYHKTPNHPKVEGGVIDLRDWEFSENQTITLDGEWAFYPNQLLKPLSGSILETDFKQDYITLPGKWGSFTNDDTSVHYGTYRVKILLPTRNDQYYGIRIKDISSAASVYVDGKLITKVGQPAESAQQYKSKLGTYKAFFDTDRKEIDMTIHVANYDNAHEGGITKSIKLGTDKAINKEVDLSKILQLLVAIILVVHSLYAFGLYFMSKNKLQKELIYFGLLLIFASFSILVDEDKLLVNLLPIDAIWSLKLIYFSFAGTVYFILKFIRHVFHLKSPIFRLLFIVYGTSTLSLLIVPFEYTVYVGYCIMLLNAFSYSYIFVQVLRIIKKGNTDAIYILLANIVNLFNILWGIAINANMLEIPYYPFDYLIAIAAFAGFLFKRHTRVVHLNIRQTKELQKADKMKDDFLANTSHELRNPLHGIINITEAVLHDETESLTTKNKDNLKLLVHLGKQMSFTLNDLLDITRLQEQKIRLHKENINLHAITTGVIDMIHFMTEGKNLQLHLKIPALFPMVHADESRIIQILFNILHNAVKFTHEGSVTVDASHKNGVATIYIKDTGIGINEVTQQKIFQRYTQDDASITSMGGGIGLGLAICKQLVELHGGEISVASTLGKGTIFSFTLPLANVTIDEIENKLEVATTIHTEEKIDSLAITEPATSEINENKARILVVDDDPVNLRILKTMLALEYEVITATSGQQALMLIDTGEWDLVISDVMMPTMSGYELTQTIRQQFTISELPILLLTARNQLEDIYTGFLSGANDYVAKPTDASELKSRVKALTNLKQSIHEQLRMEAAWLQAQIQPHFLFNTLNTIASLATIDTGRMIELLNEFGNYLQRSFNVNNTQALVPLDDELNLTRSYLFIEQERFGERLQIEWEIDDTVNVKIPPLSIQPIIENAVRHGVLKRIEGGIIRIQIQDKKMHTEIAIVDDGVGMEQEKLQAILGDSPSTTGSIGVANTNRRLKKLYGQGLDITSVPNKGTTVTFRIPKGR from the coding sequence ATGGTCGATAATAACCCTATGAGCAAGAGAAAGATTTTCCTACTGATTAGCCTAGTGTTTCTTGTATTGACCACTTTTCGAATTGGCTGGATCATCTATCATAAAACACCCAACCATCCAAAGGTAGAAGGTGGAGTAATTGATTTGAGGGATTGGGAATTTAGCGAAAATCAAACGATCACACTTGATGGAGAGTGGGCATTTTATCCGAATCAGCTGTTAAAGCCTCTATCAGGATCCATTTTAGAAACTGATTTCAAACAAGATTATATTACTTTACCAGGAAAATGGGGCTCATTCACAAATGATGATACGTCGGTTCATTATGGTACATACCGAGTGAAAATCTTACTTCCTACTCGTAATGACCAGTATTATGGCATACGTATTAAAGACATTTCGTCAGCTGCTAGTGTCTATGTGGATGGCAAGCTAATTACCAAGGTAGGGCAGCCTGCAGAATCTGCCCAGCAATATAAAAGTAAATTGGGTACATACAAAGCTTTTTTCGATACAGATCGTAAAGAAATCGACATGACCATTCATGTAGCGAACTATGACAATGCTCATGAGGGAGGTATTACGAAATCTATTAAGTTAGGAACGGACAAAGCGATAAACAAGGAAGTAGACTTATCAAAAATCTTGCAATTATTAGTAGCGATTATCCTAGTCGTACATAGCCTGTATGCCTTCGGTTTATATTTTATGAGCAAAAATAAACTTCAAAAAGAACTCATTTATTTTGGTCTTTTACTTATTTTCGCTTCTTTTTCCATATTAGTAGATGAAGATAAACTATTAGTTAATTTATTACCAATCGACGCCATATGGTCCCTTAAACTTATCTATTTTTCTTTCGCTGGAACAGTTTATTTCATTCTCAAGTTTATTAGGCATGTCTTTCATTTAAAAAGTCCTATTTTTCGATTACTATTTATTGTCTATGGAACATCGACTCTTTCCCTCTTGATTGTTCCGTTTGAATACACCGTATATGTCGGGTACTGTATCATGCTGTTAAATGCCTTTTCGTATTCATATATTTTTGTCCAGGTTCTAAGAATTATTAAAAAGGGAAACACGGATGCAATTTATATATTGCTTGCTAATATTGTTAATTTATTTAATATTTTATGGGGTATTGCCATCAATGCAAATATGTTAGAAATCCCTTATTATCCGTTTGATTATTTAATTGCAATAGCTGCTTTTGCTGGCTTTCTATTTAAACGACATACGCGTGTCGTTCATTTAAATATCCGACAAACGAAGGAACTTCAAAAAGCTGATAAGATGAAGGATGATTTTTTAGCGAATACCTCTCATGAATTACGCAACCCGCTTCACGGAATAATTAATATTACAGAAGCCGTTTTACATGATGAAACGGAGTCTTTAACAACGAAAAACAAGGATAATTTGAAACTACTTGTTCATTTAGGTAAGCAGATGTCATTTACCCTTAACGACCTTCTTGATATTACACGATTACAGGAGCAGAAAATTCGTCTACATAAGGAAAATATAAACCTACATGCGATTACTACTGGGGTAATCGATATGATTCACTTTATGACAGAAGGAAAAAATCTGCAGCTACATTTAAAAATTCCAGCTCTTTTCCCTATGGTACACGCTGATGAGAGTAGGATCATTCAGATTTTATTCAATATACTTCACAACGCGGTGAAATTTACGCATGAAGGATCTGTGACAGTAGATGCTTCTCACAAAAACGGTGTTGCAACTATTTATATTAAGGACACAGGTATTGGTATAAACGAGGTAACGCAGCAAAAGATTTTTCAACGATATACACAAGATGATGCCAGCATAACATCTATGGGAGGCGGCATTGGATTAGGACTTGCCATTTGTAAACAGCTAGTAGAATTGCATGGCGGGGAAATTTCCGTAGCATCGACTCTTGGTAAGGGGACTATTTTTTCATTTACACTCCCATTAGCCAACGTCACCATAGATGAAATAGAAAACAAGTTAGAGGTCGCGACTACCATTCATACTGAAGAAAAGATCGATTCATTAGCTATTACTGAGCCTGCCACATCCGAAATAAATGAAAACAAGGCGAGAATATTAGTTGTAGATGATGATCCTGTTAACCTAAGAATTTTAAAAACGATGTTAGCTTTAGAGTATGAAGTCATTACAGCAACAAGTGGACAACAAGCATTAATGCTGATTGATACTGGCGAATGGGATTTAGTCATCTCTGATGTCATGATGCCTACTATGTCAGGCTACGAATTAACACAAACCATCCGTCAGCAATTTACAATTTCTGAATTGCCTATTTTACTGCTCACCGCCCGCAACCAACTCGAGGATATTTACACGGGGTTTCTTTCGGGGGCAAACGATTATGTTGCAAAGCCAACGGATGCATCGGAGCTAAAATCCCGCGTGAAGGCGTTAACCAATTTAAAACAATCGATTCATGAGCAACTTCGCATGGAAGCTGCTTGGCTCCAAGCACAAATACAGCCACACTTTTTATTTAACACTTTGAACACCATTGCTTCTCTAGCCACAATAGATACTGGACGAATGATTGAGCTACTAAACGAATTCGGAAATTATTTACAAAGAAGCTTCAACGTAAATAATACACAGGCCCTTGTTCCTTTAGATGATGAATTAAACCTTACCCGTTCTTATTTGTTTATTGAACAAGAACGATTTGGCGAACGACTGCAAATTGAGTGGGAAATAGATGATACAGTAAATGTAAAAATCCCTCCATTGTCTATTCAACCTATTATCGAAAACGCCGTTAGACATGGCGTTCTTAAACGTATAGAAGGAGGGATCATTCGGATCCAGATACAAGATAAAAAAATGCACACTGAAATAGCCATCGTCGATGATGGTGTAGGAATGGAACAAGAAAAATTACAAGCAATCTTGGGTGATAGCCCTAGTACAACCGGTAGCATTGGTGTAGCAAATACAAACCGCCGTTTAAAAAAGCTTTATGGACAAGGATTAGATATTACGAGTGTACCTAACAAAGGAACGACTGTGACGTTTCGAATTCCTAAAGGCAGGTAA
- a CDS encoding TetR/AcrR family transcriptional regulator — translation MSDQLTNVDRRIRKSKAALKEALLTLMQTKDFKKISITDIVRLADLNRGTFYKHFQYKEELLEEIIDDVMKDLTESYRAPYENLENFDVSQLTASAIKIFKHVATYANFYTLFGKSNILTGLQNRICDTLTQLFSQDLSRAPLNPNINVNILASYQAHAVWGMIVEWIDSEFLYTSDYMAEQLLVIVQRNFDN, via the coding sequence ATGTCCGACCAATTGACCAATGTGGATAGAAGAATCCGAAAATCCAAAGCCGCGTTGAAAGAAGCACTTCTAACCTTAATGCAAACAAAAGATTTCAAGAAAATTTCCATAACCGATATTGTGCGACTTGCCGATCTGAATCGAGGTACATTTTATAAGCATTTTCAATACAAAGAAGAGCTGTTGGAAGAAATAATTGATGATGTCATGAAAGACTTAACCGAGTCGTACCGCGCCCCTTATGAAAATCTTGAAAACTTTGATGTCAGCCAATTAACCGCGTCAGCCATTAAAATATTCAAACACGTAGCAACCTACGCCAATTTCTATACCTTATTCGGCAAGTCAAACATATTAACAGGCTTGCAGAATCGAATATGTGATACATTAACACAACTATTCTCTCAAGACTTATCTCGCGCTCCTTTGAATCCAAACATAAATGTCAATATATTAGCTAGCTATCAAGCACACGCCGTCTGGGGAATGATTGTCGAATGGATTGACAGCGAATTCCTCTATACATCCGATTATATGGCCGAACAATTACTAGTGATTGTTCAGCGTAACTTTGACAATTGA
- a CDS encoding SDR family oxidoreductase, which produces MKLQDKVAVVTGAGSGMGKAIAILYAQQGAKVVVSDINGESANALVEEIKLGGGEAMTVVANVAKEEDIQNLIDITVSAYGTVDVLVNNAGIMDNFEPAGEIEDDKWERIFAINTTSVMRSTRKVLPIFLAKEQGVIINIASAGGLYGARAGGAYTASKHAVVGFTKNTGFMYAKNGIRCNAIAPGAVETNISSSMTGVSEFGMGRIQPGLAINPGLGKPEDIAKVALFLASDDSSFVNGTVITADAGWTAY; this is translated from the coding sequence ATGAAACTTCAAGACAAAGTTGCAGTCGTAACAGGAGCCGGTTCTGGTATGGGGAAAGCAATTGCGATTCTTTATGCGCAACAGGGAGCGAAAGTGGTTGTATCCGACATTAACGGTGAATCGGCTAATGCATTGGTAGAAGAAATTAAACTAGGCGGTGGAGAAGCAATGACGGTTGTTGCGAATGTCGCGAAAGAAGAGGACATTCAAAACTTAATAGACATAACTGTCAGTGCGTATGGCACAGTGGATGTGTTGGTGAATAACGCAGGCATTATGGACAATTTCGAACCTGCAGGAGAAATTGAAGATGACAAATGGGAGCGGATTTTTGCGATTAACACAACAAGTGTGATGCGTTCAACCCGTAAAGTGTTGCCAATCTTCTTGGCAAAAGAACAAGGTGTCATTATTAATATTGCTTCTGCAGGCGGATTATACGGAGCTCGTGCTGGTGGAGCTTACACGGCTTCTAAGCATGCGGTTGTTGGCTTTACAAAAAATACTGGCTTTATGTACGCGAAGAATGGTATTCGATGTAATGCGATTGCACCAGGCGCAGTTGAAACGAATATCAGCTCTTCAATGACAGGCGTTAGTGAATTCGGTATGGGTCGTATTCAACCAGGACTTGCGATTAACCCAGGCTTAGGGAAACCTGAGGATATTGCGAAGGTCGCGCTGTTCCTAGCCTCGGATGATTCAAGCTTTGTCAATGGTACGGTTATCACTGCAGATGCGGGATGGACTGCTTATTAA
- a CDS encoding DUF559 domain-containing protein — MESKTNMLMYQTEEGQTKINVRLEDETVWMTQKAIAELFQTTPQNITLHIKDLLSQLSEENDYTRCFRITRQEGLRTINREILHYHLDVVINIAMKGHRIVEINHFLEYLSRKGIVSRILPVVLSKEKNFEELLIGSLNGIVDVETQFHVGNYFVDFYLPKEKLVVEFDENHHEKRDKLDKIRQKFIENEINVQFIRVEEGKEIQGLNQVLRHIFKGGSLRG; from the coding sequence ATGGAAAGTAAAACGAATATGCTGATGTATCAAACTGAGGAGGGCCAAACAAAAATCAATGTTAGGCTTGAAGATGAAACGGTCTGGATGACGCAAAAGGCCATTGCAGAGCTATTTCAAACGACACCGCAGAATATTACACTTCATATAAAAGATTTGCTGAGCCAACTATCAGAGGAGAACGACTACACAAGATGCTTTAGAATTACTAGGCAAGAGGGGTTACGAACAATTAATAGGGAAATACTTCACTATCATTTGGATGTAGTTATTAACATCGCTATGAAGGGTCATAGGATTGTAGAAATAAATCATTTTCTAGAGTATTTATCGAGGAAAGGTATTGTTTCAAGAATACTTCCTGTTGTTTTAAGTAAAGAGAAAAATTTTGAAGAGCTATTGATAGGTTCATTAAATGGAATTGTAGATGTTGAAACTCAATTTCATGTAGGCAATTACTTTGTTGATTTTTATTTACCAAAAGAAAAGTTAGTAGTTGAATTTGATGAAAATCATCATGAAAAAAGAGATAAACTAGATAAAATTCGACAGAAATTTATTGAAAATGAAATCAATGTCCAATTTATTCGTGTGGAAGAAGGAAAGGAAATACAAGGTTTGAATCAAGTGTTAAGACATATTTTTAAGGGAGGTTCTTTGCGTGGATAG
- a CDS encoding virulence RhuM family protein produces the protein MDSLSTMLMYQTEEGQTKINVRLEGETVWMTQRAIAELFQKGVNTINEHIKNIYSERELDEHATIRRNRIVQIEGKREVVREVSFYNLEMILAIGYRVRSHRGTQFRRWATERLNEYLVKGFTMDDDRLKEVRNLGQDYFDELLERIKDIRSSEKRFYLKVTDIYATAIDYDKTATITTGFFATVQNKLHFAIHGHTAAELIANRADATKDNMGLTSWKGEKVWKQDITVAKNYLTESEMKSLNRIVTMYLDYAEDQAERNRPMYMKDWVDKLNAFLTFNERDILENAGSVAGCS, from the coding sequence GTGGATAGTCTATCAACTATGCTGATGTATCAAACTGAAGAGGGTCAAACAAAAATCAATGTTAGGCTCGAAGGTGAAACAGTTTGGATGACGCAAAGGGCGATTGCAGAGCTATTTCAGAAGGGTGTCAATACAATTAATGAGCACATAAAAAATATATATAGCGAGAGAGAACTTGATGAGCATGCAACTATTCGGAGAAACCGAATAGTTCAAATCGAGGGGAAAAGAGAAGTCGTACGCGAAGTTTCTTTTTACAATCTCGAAATGATTCTCGCGATTGGTTATCGGGTTCGCTCACATCGAGGGACGCAGTTTAGACGGTGGGCAACGGAACGCCTGAATGAGTATTTGGTCAAAGGATTTACGATGGATGATGATCGTCTGAAAGAAGTACGGAATTTAGGACAAGATTATTTTGATGAACTGCTTGAACGAATTAAGGATATTCGTTCATCAGAAAAGAGATTTTATCTTAAAGTTACAGATATCTATGCGACGGCCATTGATTATGATAAAACGGCAACGATAACGACAGGATTTTTTGCTACGGTTCAGAATAAGCTTCACTTTGCGATTCATGGTCATACAGCAGCCGAGTTGATCGCAAATCGAGCAGATGCAACAAAAGACAATATGGGGTTAACGAGCTGGAAGGGCGAAAAAGTTTGGAAGCAGGACATTACGGTTGCCAAGAACTATTTAACTGAAAGTGAAATGAAATCTTTGAATCGAATTGTAACAATGTATCTGGACTATGCGGAAGATCAGGCTGAACGGAATCGCCCTATGTATATGAAGGATTGGGTAGACAAACTAAATGCATTTTTAACGTTCAATGAACGAGATATTCTTGAAAATGCAGGTAGTGTAGCGGGCTGTAGCTGA
- a CDS encoding YitT family protein, which yields MKNLIVVLGSLIVAFAFNCFLVPFGILSSGISGIAILLGLLTPFNTGLLNLVLNIPLLILGYYKLGKTITINTMVCVVSLSAFLYVIPVVAVTDNIMLSTVFGGGIGGLGVGLILKYSGTSGGLDIIAIIVSRTSSFSIGLLLTGMNGIIVLLSGFFFDWELALYTMLSIYITGKMIDTIFTDHVKLTMQIVTTKGELIRNELLGSIYRGITITEGYGGYTQEKKDILMMVVTRYETLHVKKIVRKYDEDAFINIYETVEVDGKFHVN from the coding sequence ATGAAAAACTTAATTGTTGTTCTCGGCTCGCTCATTGTTGCATTTGCATTTAACTGCTTCCTCGTGCCTTTCGGTATTTTAAGCAGTGGTATCAGTGGAATTGCCATCTTACTTGGGTTACTCACACCCTTTAATACAGGGCTATTGAATCTTGTACTCAACATCCCTTTGCTTATTCTTGGCTACTACAAACTAGGTAAAACAATCACCATCAACACGATGGTTTGTGTCGTGTCACTTTCAGCCTTCCTATACGTAATACCTGTCGTTGCAGTGACAGATAATATCATGCTGTCTACGGTTTTCGGTGGTGGCATTGGCGGTCTTGGTGTTGGCCTTATTCTTAAGTATTCGGGAACTTCCGGCGGCTTGGACATCATCGCCATCATCGTTTCCCGTACAAGTTCTTTCAGCATCGGCCTTCTCCTGACTGGAATGAATGGCATCATCGTACTATTATCCGGATTTTTCTTCGACTGGGAACTCGCATTATATACGATGTTATCGATCTACATCACAGGTAAAATGATTGACACTATCTTCACCGATCATGTGAAATTAACGATGCAAATTGTCACAACAAAAGGCGAGCTAATCCGCAACGAACTACTCGGTTCCATCTACCGTGGCATTACAATTACAGAGGGCTACGGGGGCTATACACAAGAGAAAAAAGATATTTTAATGATGGTCGTCACACGTTACGAAACGCTGCATGTGAAAAAAATTGTACGCAAGTATGACGAAGACGCATTTATTAATATTTATGAGACGGTTGAAGTTGATGGCAAGTTTCATGTGAATTAA
- the hprK gene encoding HPr(Ser) kinase/phosphatase: protein MRTITIKEISQKFSLEVLSGQDQLQRVIKRIRVRRPGLEFMDKFEFMGKEYIQVLGKNEVNYLHTLTAEERKLRIANIIQYAPPCMIITSQQKEPLGLIEYCEQEEIPVLRTRDSMSELVAKLDAYTVKAMAPEIAVHGVCLNVSGIGILLRGKSGLGKSETAHTLICRGHRLIADDIVVLKKLSPQTLIGTHDEKNKEFLALRSIGLLNVVRLYGQAAFQEETRIALDIELTEWEDNALNNELELENKFVEYMDVKVPYIQIQLQPGRDIASLIEAAANNWYLHQQGYSAAEEFIKRIEEDMLEE from the coding sequence ATGAGGACAATTACGATTAAAGAGATTAGCCAAAAATTTTCGTTGGAAGTGTTGAGCGGACAGGACCAATTGCAGCGCGTGATAAAAAGAATAAGAGTCCGTCGTCCAGGTTTGGAGTTTATGGATAAATTCGAGTTCATGGGAAAGGAATATATTCAAGTCTTGGGTAAGAATGAAGTAAATTATTTGCATACGCTGACAGCTGAAGAACGCAAGTTACGGATTGCCAATATTATTCAATATGCTCCGCCTTGTATGATCATTACATCTCAGCAAAAAGAGCCGCTGGGCTTGATAGAGTACTGTGAGCAAGAAGAAATTCCTGTGTTACGAACCCGGGACTCCATGAGTGAGTTGGTTGCCAAGTTAGATGCATATACAGTGAAAGCGATGGCTCCAGAAATTGCGGTACACGGTGTGTGTCTCAATGTGTCGGGGATTGGAATTTTGTTGCGTGGTAAGTCGGGACTAGGTAAAAGTGAGACAGCACATACGCTGATTTGTCGCGGACATCGGCTCATCGCAGATGATATCGTCGTGCTAAAAAAACTGAGCCCCCAAACGCTTATTGGTACGCATGATGAAAAAAACAAAGAATTTCTTGCGTTACGTAGCATTGGTTTGTTAAATGTAGTGCGTCTTTATGGGCAAGCTGCTTTCCAAGAAGAAACGCGAATTGCACTGGATATTGAATTAACCGAGTGGGAAGACAATGCCTTGAATAATGAGTTGGAATTGGAGAATAAGTTTGTGGAATACATGGATGTGAAAGTTCCTTATATCCAAATTCAACTTCAGCCGGGGCGCGATATTGCGAGTCTAATTGAAGCGGCGGCGAATAACTGGTATCTTCATCAGCAAGGCTATAGTGCTGCGGAGGAATTTATCAAACGGATTGAAGAGGATATGTTGGAGGAGTAA
- a CDS encoding Cof-type HAD-IIB family hydrolase: MTQKIIFFDIDGTLYDHDKKLPASTKKALLQLQEKGHEVAIATGRAPFMFENLLEELGIDTFVSYNGQYVVFKGEPIYKNALDNKALLRLTDVAAEREHPIVYMDHKDMKTNTLDHEHILAGIQSLKISHFPAHDPAFHEGRELYQSLLFCQDPEDKEYEKAFPEFDFVRWHPFAVDIIPAGGSKAQGLQKIIDRLGITPENIYAFGDGLNDVEMLKTVANSVAMGDGHEEAKKAAKHVTTNVTEDGIANGLKMVGLLE, from the coding sequence ATGACCCAAAAAATAATCTTTTTCGATATAGACGGCACCTTATATGATCACGACAAAAAACTACCTGCTTCAACAAAAAAAGCCCTTCTCCAATTACAGGAGAAAGGACATGAGGTGGCGATTGCAACAGGACGCGCACCATTTATGTTTGAAAACTTGTTAGAAGAGCTAGGTATCGATACATTCGTCAGCTATAACGGACAATACGTTGTATTTAAAGGTGAACCTATTTATAAAAATGCGCTCGACAATAAGGCACTTCTTCGCCTAACAGACGTTGCTGCTGAACGCGAGCATCCAATTGTCTACATGGATCACAAGGATATGAAAACAAACACACTGGACCACGAACATATCTTAGCTGGTATCCAATCGTTAAAAATCAGCCATTTCCCAGCTCACGACCCAGCATTTCACGAAGGACGTGAGCTCTATCAGTCGCTACTATTTTGCCAGGATCCCGAAGACAAGGAATATGAAAAGGCATTTCCCGAATTCGATTTCGTCCGCTGGCATCCATTCGCTGTCGATATCATACCTGCCGGTGGTTCCAAAGCGCAAGGTCTTCAAAAAATCATCGATAGGCTAGGGATTACCCCTGAAAATATTTATGCATTTGGCGATGGTTTAAACGATGTTGAAATGCTCAAAACCGTTGCCAATAGCGTTGCAATGGGTGATGGACATGAAGAAGCTAAAAAAGCGGCTAAACATGTCACAACCAATGTAACCGAAGATGGAATTGCGAATGGGTTGAAGATGGTTGGTCTACTAGAATAA
- a CDS encoding thiamine pyrophosphate-dependent dehydrogenase E1 component subunit alpha, whose amino-acid sequence MTNTLNLPASISDEKLKDLYKEMWLIRYFDEKVDQFFAKGLIHGTTHLCVGQEASAAGSIAVLESKDKIISTHRGHGHCISKEGDVNKMMAELFGRETGYCKGKGGSMHIADLEKGNLGANGIVGGGIPLAVGAALTSKMKNENYVVLCFFGDGASNEGSFHEAVNLAAIWDLPVVFICENNQYGMSGPIKEMARVENIADRAPAYGIPGKVVDGCDMIEIMNVVDEAVVNARAGKGPTLVEMKTYRWKGHSKSDAKKYRTREEEKEWRDKDGIKRFKDTLIEAGVFTEEQAKELQEQASFEVDEAVKFAEASPEPSIATLEEDVYA is encoded by the coding sequence ATGACGAACACATTAAATCTACCTGCATCGATTTCGGACGAAAAATTAAAAGATCTATATAAGGAAATGTGGTTGATTCGTTACTTTGATGAGAAAGTCGATCAGTTTTTTGCAAAAGGGCTTATTCATGGAACAACGCATCTTTGTGTAGGGCAGGAGGCTTCTGCGGCAGGTTCGATTGCAGTACTTGAGTCGAAAGATAAAATTATTAGTACGCACCGAGGACATGGGCACTGTATTTCTAAAGAAGGCGATGTCAATAAAATGATGGCTGAGCTATTTGGTCGTGAAACGGGTTATTGTAAGGGAAAAGGCGGTTCGATGCACATTGCGGATTTGGAAAAAGGCAATCTAGGTGCGAACGGTATCGTTGGTGGCGGTATTCCGCTCGCTGTAGGGGCTGCTCTGACATCGAAAATGAAAAATGAAAACTATGTTGTCCTCTGCTTTTTCGGCGATGGTGCATCGAATGAGGGGAGCTTCCACGAAGCGGTAAACCTTGCGGCAATTTGGGATTTACCAGTGGTCTTTATTTGTGAAAATAATCAGTACGGCATGTCGGGTCCGATAAAGGAAATGGCACGAGTGGAAAACATTGCAGACCGTGCACCTGCTTACGGCATTCCAGGAAAAGTTGTAGATGGTTGTGACATGATTGAAATTATGAATGTAGTGGATGAGGCAGTTGTGAATGCACGCGCTGGCAAAGGACCGACATTGGTTGAAATGAAAACATACCGATGGAAAGGCCACTCGAAAAGTGATGCGAAAAAATATCGTACACGCGAAGAGGAGAAAGAGTGGAGAGATAAAGACGGTATTAAACGTTTTAAGGATACATTGATTGAAGCGGGCGTATTTACGGAAGAACAGGCAAAGGAGTTACAAGAACAAGCGAGTTTCGAAGTGGATGAAGCGGTTAAGTTTGCAGAGGCAAGTCCAGAGCCGTCAATTGCTACATTAGAAGAAGACGTGTACGCGTAA
- a CDS encoding alpha-ketoacid dehydrogenase subunit beta — protein sequence MTNREITYLEAVREAMSQEMRQNEDVFILGEDIGVYGGAFGVTRGMIEEFGPERVRNTPISEAAIAGAAVGAALTGMRPILELQFSDFITIAMDQMVNQAAKTRYMFGGKGKVPMVLRTPSGSGTGAAAQHSQSLEAWMAHIPGLKVVQPSTAYDAKGLLKAAMDDDNPVIFYEHKLLYRTSDIVPEEQYSIPLGKADVKREGTDVTIVATAIMVHKALEAAVELEKEGISVEVVDPRTIVPLDEETIINSVKKTGHLIVVHEAVKRGGIGGEIASMIAESEAFDYLDAPIKRLGGLAIPIPYNPTLEKAAIPQVADIIAAVKETVKYK from the coding sequence ATGACAAATAGAGAAATTACGTATTTAGAAGCGGTTCGAGAAGCGATGAGTCAAGAGATGCGTCAGAATGAGGACGTCTTTATTTTAGGTGAGGATATTGGTGTTTACGGTGGTGCATTTGGTGTAACGCGTGGAATGATTGAGGAATTTGGCCCAGAGCGTGTGCGCAATACACCGATTTCAGAGGCAGCAATTGCGGGAGCAGCGGTTGGGGCAGCATTAACGGGAATGCGTCCAATTTTGGAGCTACAGTTCTCAGATTTCATTACAATTGCGATGGACCAAATGGTCAACCAGGCTGCTAAAACCCGCTATATGTTTGGCGGTAAAGGAAAGGTTCCAATGGTGCTTCGTACACCGTCTGGTTCTGGGACAGGAGCAGCCGCACAGCATTCGCAAAGCTTAGAGGCCTGGATGGCGCATATCCCAGGATTGAAAGTTGTTCAACCATCAACTGCTTATGACGCAAAAGGTTTATTAAAGGCTGCAATGGATGATGATAACCCGGTTATCTTTTATGAACATAAGTTACTATATAGAACTTCTGATATCGTACCGGAGGAGCAATACTCAATTCCGTTAGGTAAAGCAGATGTGAAGCGTGAAGGAACAGATGTAACGATTGTGGCAACGGCAATTATGGTGCACAAAGCGTTAGAAGCGGCGGTTGAGCTGGAGAAAGAAGGTATTAGTGTTGAAGTCGTGGATCCTCGTACGATTGTGCCACTTGATGAGGAAACGATCATTAATTCCGTTAAAAAGACGGGTCATCTAATTGTCGTTCACGAAGCGGTAAAACGTGGCGGGATTGGTGGCGAAATTGCTAGTATGATTGCGGAAAGTGAAGCATTTGACTACTTAGATGCGCCTATTAAGCGTCTTGGTGGCCTTGCGATTCCAATTCCGTACAACCCAACACTTGAAAAAGCGGCTATTCCGCAAGTTGCTGATATTATTGCAGCGGTCAAAGAAACGGTGAAATACAAATAA